The following coding sequences lie in one Pseudomonas sp. SL4(2022) genomic window:
- the flhA gene encoding flagellar biosynthesis protein FlhA yields MDRSQMIGDVRSNLAGLKQGNLGIPLLLLVMLSMVMLPIPPFLLDVLFTFSIALSIVVLLVSIYALRPLDFAVFPTVLLAATLLRLALNVASTRVVLMHGHEGHAAAGQVIQAFGEVLIGGNYVVGIVLFAILMIINFVVVTKGAGRISEVSARFTLDAMPGKQMAIDADLNAGLIDQAEAKKRRSEVSQEADFYGSMDGASKFVRGDAIAGLLILFINLIGGIAIGVLQHGLPFAEAGKIYTLLTIGDGLVAQIPSLLLSTAAAIMVTRVSSSEDMGAQVNRQMFASPRALAVTAIIMIIMGMVPGMPHFFFIGLGLIAAGAAYWIANKQRVVKEEEVKEVQRQQELLPTQKAQEVKELGWDDVTPVDMVGLEVGYRLIPLVDRNQGGQLLARIKGVRKKLSQEMGFLMPSVHIRDNLDLQPNAYRLTLMGVSVAEAEVYPDRELAINPGQVFGPLNGIAAKDPAFGLEAVWIDPSQRDQAQSLGYTVVDASTVVATHLNQVLHKHAHELLGHEEVQQLMQLLAKTSPKLAEELVPGMISLSTLLKVLQVLLQEQVPVRDIRTIAEAIANVAVKSQDPAAMVAAVRVSLSRAIVQSIVGLELELPVITLEPRLEQILLNSIQKAGQGSEDGILLEPGMAEKLQRSLVEAAQRQEMLGKPVILLVAGPVRAMLSRFARLAVPSIHVLAYQEIPDNKQVTIVATVGQN; encoded by the coding sequence ATAGATCGCTCGCAAATGATCGGTGATGTTCGCAGCAACCTGGCAGGGTTGAAACAGGGCAACCTGGGTATTCCTCTGCTGTTGCTGGTCATGCTCAGCATGGTCATGTTGCCGATTCCGCCGTTTCTCCTCGATGTGCTGTTTACCTTCAGCATTGCGCTGTCGATTGTGGTGTTGTTGGTCAGTATTTATGCTTTGCGTCCTCTGGACTTCGCCGTGTTTCCCACGGTGTTGCTGGCGGCCACGCTGTTGCGTTTGGCACTCAACGTCGCGTCTACACGGGTGGTGTTGATGCATGGTCACGAGGGCCATGCTGCTGCCGGGCAGGTGATCCAGGCCTTTGGTGAGGTGCTGATCGGTGGCAACTATGTGGTCGGTATTGTGCTGTTTGCCATTCTGATGATCATCAACTTCGTCGTGGTCACCAAAGGTGCCGGACGGATCTCGGAAGTCAGCGCCCGTTTTACCCTCGATGCCATGCCAGGCAAGCAGATGGCGATTGATGCCGACCTCAACGCTGGCTTGATTGATCAGGCTGAGGCCAAGAAGCGCCGCTCGGAAGTGTCTCAAGAAGCCGACTTCTACGGTTCGATGGACGGTGCCAGCAAATTTGTCCGCGGCGATGCCATCGCCGGCCTGTTGATTCTGTTCATCAACCTCATCGGTGGTATTGCCATCGGTGTTTTGCAACATGGTCTGCCGTTCGCTGAGGCCGGCAAAATCTACACCTTGTTGACCATTGGTGATGGTCTGGTGGCGCAGATCCCTTCGCTGTTGTTATCAACGGCCGCTGCCATCATGGTCACGCGTGTGTCCAGTTCTGAGGACATGGGGGCGCAGGTCAACCGGCAGATGTTCGCCTCGCCACGGGCACTGGCCGTGACTGCCATCATTATGATCATCATGGGCATGGTGCCCGGCATGCCGCACTTCTTCTTCATCGGCCTTGGCTTGATTGCAGCAGGGGCTGCCTACTGGATTGCCAACAAGCAGCGTGTGGTCAAAGAAGAAGAGGTGAAGGAAGTGCAGCGTCAGCAGGAGTTGCTGCCGACGCAGAAAGCTCAGGAAGTCAAAGAGCTGGGCTGGGATGATGTAACGCCGGTCGACATGGTGGGGCTGGAAGTGGGTTATCGGCTGATTCCGCTGGTTGACCGTAACCAGGGTGGCCAGCTGCTGGCGCGGATCAAGGGCGTGCGCAAGAAGCTCTCCCAGGAAATGGGTTTTCTCATGCCCTCGGTGCACATTCGCGACAACCTGGATTTGCAGCCCAACGCCTACCGGTTGACGCTCATGGGCGTGAGTGTGGCCGAGGCCGAGGTGTATCCGGACCGTGAGCTGGCAATCAACCCCGGTCAGGTATTCGGACCACTCAATGGTATCGCCGCCAAGGACCCGGCATTTGGCCTGGAAGCGGTGTGGATCGACCCCAGCCAACGAGATCAGGCGCAGTCTCTCGGCTACACCGTGGTGGACGCCAGCACAGTTGTTGCCACTCACCTCAATCAAGTGCTGCACAAGCACGCTCACGAACTGCTCGGGCACGAGGAAGTGCAGCAACTGATGCAGTTGCTGGCCAAGACCTCGCCTAAATTGGCTGAGGAACTGGTGCCGGGAATGATTTCCCTGTCGACCTTACTCAAGGTGCTGCAGGTTCTGTTGCAGGAACAGGTACCGGTACGTGATATCCGGACCATTGCTGAGGCCATCGCCAACGTGGCCGTGAAGAGTCAAGATCCCGCCGCGATGGTGGCTGCCGTGCGTGTGTCACTGTCTCGCGCAATTGTGCAAAGCATTGTGGGACTAGAGCTGGAACTGCCTGTCATCACCTTGGAACCCAGGTTGGAACAGATATTGCTCAATAGTATTCAGAAAGCCGGTCAAGGCTCTGAGGATGGCATTCTTCTAGAGCCAGGCATGGCCGAGAAGCTGCAACGTTCCCTAGTGGAAGCAGCGCAGCGCCAGGAAATGCTTGGCAAACCAGTGATTCTGCTGGTTGCCGGCCCGGTCCGGGCGATGCTCTCGCGATTCGCGCGGCTGGCGGTTCCGAGTATCCATGTACTGGCATACCAGGAAATTCCGGACAACAAGCAGGTCACCATCGTTGCGACGGTGGGGCAGAACTAA
- the flhF gene encoding flagellar biosynthesis protein FlhF, whose protein sequence is MQVKRFFAADMRTAMKLVRDELGADASIIGNRRVAGGVELTAALDYQVPAAPARQPNPALEAELRKTQAKIATAQAELTTRAKVDAGKDRQLFGAELELPADSLAAVMRKSRTPIPPAAGTDQHALDAMRFELHGLRELIEVQLGSIAWGQLQSRRPQQANLWRRLQRMGLSAELSKVLLERVANVAEPRQAWRMLLAHLAHAIKTPKQEPMDEGGVIALVGPAGMGKTTTLAKLAARYVLKHGAQHIALVSLDSYRIGAQEQLKTLGRILNVSVTLVDPGQSLTQALAPLARKRVVLIDTAGLPANDPALRMQLETLASRGVNAKNYLVMAATSQGQVLKAAYHSYKRCGLAGCIVTKADEATSLGEVLGLAITQRLPVAYLADGPRIPDDLQVPRSHQLVSRAVGLQATQDPSEDTMAEMFAGLYQQSARRVS, encoded by the coding sequence ATGCAGGTCAAACGCTTTTTCGCCGCCGATATGCGCACTGCCATGAAATTGGTGCGTGATGAGCTGGGTGCCGATGCCTCGATCATTGGCAATCGCCGCGTAGCTGGCGGTGTCGAACTGACTGCGGCGCTGGACTATCAGGTGCCGGCAGCGCCAGCGCGTCAGCCTAATCCAGCCCTGGAGGCTGAATTGCGCAAGACTCAGGCGAAAATCGCCACTGCGCAGGCCGAACTGACTACCCGTGCCAAGGTAGATGCCGGTAAGGATCGCCAGTTGTTTGGCGCAGAGCTGGAGTTGCCTGCCGATAGTCTCGCAGCCGTTATGCGCAAATCCCGCACGCCTATACCGCCCGCCGCCGGGACTGATCAGCATGCACTGGATGCCATGCGCTTTGAGTTGCACGGGCTGCGTGAGTTGATAGAAGTTCAGTTGGGTTCGATTGCCTGGGGCCAGTTGCAAAGTCGTCGCCCGCAACAGGCTAATCTGTGGCGTCGCCTGCAGCGTATGGGGCTGTCAGCCGAACTGTCCAAAGTCCTGCTGGAGCGCGTTGCCAACGTGGCCGAGCCGCGCCAGGCCTGGCGCATGCTGCTGGCGCACCTGGCCCATGCGATCAAAACGCCGAAGCAGGAACCGATGGATGAGGGTGGCGTTATCGCTTTGGTGGGGCCGGCCGGGATGGGCAAGACCACGACTCTGGCTAAATTGGCCGCGCGTTATGTCCTCAAGCACGGCGCGCAGCATATTGCGTTGGTCAGCCTGGACAGCTACCGCATCGGGGCGCAGGAACAACTCAAGACCCTGGGGCGCATTCTTAATGTTTCGGTGACCCTGGTGGATCCTGGCCAGTCACTGACCCAGGCTCTGGCGCCTTTGGCACGCAAGCGCGTGGTGCTGATTGATACGGCTGGCCTTCCAGCCAACGATCCCGCTTTGCGCATGCAACTGGAAACACTGGCCAGCCGCGGCGTCAACGCAAAAAATTATCTGGTAATGGCGGCCACTAGCCAGGGCCAAGTGCTGAAAGCCGCCTACCATAGTTATAAGCGCTGTGGGTTGGCAGGCTGTATTGTCACTAAGGCGGACGAGGCAACCAGCCTGGGCGAGGTATTAGGGCTGGCTATTACGCAGCGTCTACCGGTAGCCTATCTCGCTGATGGGCCACGAATTCCTGATGATTTACAGGTGCCTCGCAGTCATCAGCTGGTCAGTCGTGCCGTAGGGCTGCAGGCAACCCAGGATCCTAGCGAAGATACAATGGCAGAGATGTTTGCCGGTCTTTACCAGCAGTCCGCGCGACGTGTCAGTTAA
- the fleN gene encoding flagellar synthesis regulator FleN encodes MGMHPVQVIAVTGGKGGVGKTNVSVNLALALADLGRRVMLMDADLGLANVDVLLGLSAKRTLEDVISGECELRDVLLQGPGGIRIVPAASGIQSMVQLSPMQHAGLIQAFSDISDNLDVLIIDTAAGIGDGVVSFVRAAQEVLVVVCDEPTSITDAYALIKLLNRDHGMNRFRVLANMAHSPQEGRNLFAKLTKVTDRFLDVALQYVGAVPYDESVRKAVQKQRAVYEAFPRSKCALAFKAIAQKVDAWPLPANPRGHLEFFVERLVHQPIADTAT; translated from the coding sequence ATGGGTATGCATCCCGTTCAGGTGATTGCAGTAACCGGCGGCAAAGGTGGCGTCGGCAAGACCAATGTCTCGGTGAACCTGGCATTGGCTCTGGCTGACCTTGGGCGCAGGGTAATGTTGATGGACGCTGACCTGGGCCTGGCTAACGTCGATGTGTTGCTGGGCTTGAGTGCCAAGCGCACCCTGGAAGACGTTATCAGTGGTGAGTGTGAACTGCGTGATGTGCTGTTGCAGGGGCCGGGTGGCATTCGAATCGTACCGGCAGCATCCGGTATTCAGAGCATGGTGCAGCTGTCCCCCATGCAGCATGCTGGGCTGATTCAAGCCTTCAGTGACATCAGTGATAACCTTGATGTGCTGATTATTGATACTGCTGCCGGTATCGGTGATGGCGTAGTCAGTTTTGTTCGTGCGGCCCAGGAAGTGCTGGTGGTCGTGTGTGATGAGCCTACGTCGATTACTGATGCCTACGCGTTGATCAAGTTGCTCAACCGTGACCACGGTATGAATCGTTTCCGTGTACTGGCCAATATGGCGCACAGCCCACAGGAAGGTCGTAACCTGTTTGCTAAGCTGACCAAGGTGACTGATCGCTTTCTTGATGTGGCTCTGCAGTATGTTGGTGCCGTTCCCTATGATGAGTCAGTCCGTAAGGCCGTACAGAAACAGCGTGCGGTATATGAAGCCTTCCCGCGTTCGAAGTGTGCGTTGGCGTTCAAAGCAATAGCTCAGAAAGTTGACGCCTGGCCTTTACCAGCCAACCCGCGTGGCCATTTAGAGTTTTTTGTTGAACGCCTGGTGCACCAACCGATCGCGGACACGGCCACATGA
- the fliA gene encoding RNA polymerase sigma factor FliA, with amino-acid sequence MTAASGLRMYSKAQAQDSQHQLIERYAPLVKRIAYHLLARLPANVQVDDLIQAGMIGLLEASKKYDSSKGASFETFAGIRIRGSMLDEVRKGDWAPRSVHRNSRMVSDAIRVIESRTGRDAKDQEVAAELQLSLEDYYGILGDTLGSRLFSFDDLLLDGEHSGVGEDASINCLEPSRDLEDQRFQAALADAIANLPERERLVLALYYDEELNLKEIGEVLGVSESRVSQLHSQCAARLRARLADWRAH; translated from the coding sequence ATGACAGCAGCCTCTGGACTTCGTATGTATAGCAAGGCGCAGGCGCAGGACTCCCAGCACCAGTTGATCGAGCGTTATGCGCCTTTGGTCAAGCGTATTGCCTACCATCTGCTGGCACGCTTACCGGCCAATGTGCAAGTTGATGATCTGATCCAGGCCGGGATGATCGGACTGCTTGAAGCGTCAAAAAAATACGATTCCAGCAAAGGTGCCAGTTTCGAAACATTTGCTGGCATCCGCATCCGCGGATCTATGCTTGATGAAGTACGTAAAGGTGACTGGGCACCGCGCTCGGTGCATCGCAACAGTCGTATGGTTAGCGATGCGATTCGCGTGATTGAGTCCAGAACGGGTCGTGACGCTAAAGATCAAGAGGTTGCGGCCGAACTCCAATTGAGTCTCGAAGATTACTACGGCATCCTTGGCGACACGCTGGGTAGTCGCTTGTTCAGTTTTGATGACCTGTTGCTGGATGGTGAACACAGTGGAGTAGGTGAAGACGCGAGCATTAACTGTCTTGAGCCTTCTCGTGATCTGGAAGATCAACGCTTTCAAGCAGCTTTGGCTGATGCTATTGCCAATCTGCCGGAGCGCGAACGCCTGGTGTTAGCGCTATATTACGATGAAGAATTAAATCTTAAGGAAATCGGCGAAGTACTGGGGGTTAGCGAATCTCGTGTAAGCCAACTACACAGTCAGTGTGCTGCTCGTTTGCGTGCTCGACTGGCTGATTGGCGCGCACATTGA
- a CDS encoding chemotaxis response regulator CheY codes for MKILIVDDFSTMRRIIKNLLRDLGFTNTAEADDGTTALPMLQSGSFDFLVTDWNMPGMTGIDLLRAVRADDRLKTLPVLMVTAEAKRDQIIEAAQAGVNGYVVKPFTAQVLKEKIEKIFERVNG; via the coding sequence ATGAAAATCCTCATCGTTGATGACTTTTCAACGATGCGACGGATCATCAAGAACCTCCTGCGTGATTTGGGGTTCACCAATACCGCAGAGGCTGACGATGGCACTACTGCTCTGCCGATGTTGCAGAGCGGCAGCTTCGACTTTTTGGTGACTGACTGGAACATGCCCGGCATGACGGGAATTGATCTACTGCGCGCCGTACGTGCGGATGATCGCCTGAAAACACTGCCCGTGTTGATGGTGACTGCTGAAGCTAAGCGCGATCAGATCATTGAGGCAGCTCAGGCTGGAGTAAATGGCTATGTGGTTAAGCCGTTTACTGCGCAGGTTCTGAAAGAAAAGATCGAAAAGATTTTTGAGCGAGTCAACGGCTGA
- a CDS encoding protein phosphatase CheZ, translating into MEHKDSVHGDLESTLKYNARQLVDSLEQGNFGEAVQLIHELNKARDRGLYHEVGKLTRELHNAIVNFQLDPRVPHATEISQITDATERLNYVVTMTEKAANRTMDLVEQSAPLVNDLADEAHNLSTDWGRFMRREMSADGFRELAKRVELFLARSERDGAKLSSHLNDILLAQDFQDLTGQVIKRVTQLVTEVESNLLKLVIMASSVDQIAGIEHNHELLRAEREEQKEPSRGEGPQIHADKREDVASNQDDVDDLLSSLGF; encoded by the coding sequence ATGGAACATAAAGATTCCGTTCACGGTGACCTTGAGTCAACCCTGAAATACAACGCTCGCCAATTGGTAGACAGCCTGGAACAGGGCAATTTTGGTGAAGCGGTACAGCTGATACATGAGCTCAACAAAGCGCGTGACCGCGGCTTGTATCACGAAGTCGGCAAACTGACCCGTGAGCTACACAATGCCATTGTGAATTTTCAGCTTGACCCACGCGTACCTCATGCAACCGAAATCTCTCAAATTACTGATGCAACTGAGCGTCTTAACTATGTTGTGACGATGACCGAAAAAGCGGCCAATCGCACCATGGATTTGGTCGAGCAGAGCGCTCCGCTGGTGAATGATCTGGCTGATGAGGCGCACAATTTGAGCACCGACTGGGGGCGTTTCATGCGCCGCGAAATGAGTGCTGATGGTTTTCGAGAGTTGGCCAAGCGAGTTGAGTTGTTTCTTGCGCGTAGCGAGCGAGACGGGGCCAAGCTGTCTTCGCATTTGAACGACATTCTTCTGGCGCAAGACTTCCAAGACCTGACAGGTCAGGTAATCAAGCGGGTTACCCAGTTGGTGACCGAGGTTGAAAGTAATCTGTTGAAACTGGTGATTATGGCCAGTTCAGTCGATCAGATTGCCGGTATTGAGCATAACCACGAATTGCTCCGTGCCGAGCGAGAAGAACAAAAAGAGCCTTCTCGTGGTGAAGGTCCGCAGATTCATGCCGATAAGCGTGAAGACGTCGCATCGAATCAGGATGATGTTGACGATCTGCTTTCCAGCCTGGGATTTTAG